In one window of Ruminococcus albus AD2013 DNA:
- a CDS encoding glutamate synthase produces MNINATGLDYRELNETLRQVHGNCTITDCLGQRFIAAGISDKTLKISGIPGNALGAYLNGAKIEVMGNAQDAVGDTMNDGTIVIHGNVGDAVGYAMRGGRIYVQGDAGYRSGIHMKAYKDKQPAIIIGGRAGSFLGEYQAGGTIIVLGLNSDDKPIVGNFPSTGMHGGKMYLRSDCKGIHFPHQVHVRPADEEDFKDISHYLRRFCFYFGHDLNELLDHPFTVVTPDSSNPYRQMYVAN; encoded by the coding sequence ATGAATATAAATGCAACAGGGCTCGATTATAGAGAGCTCAACGAAACATTAAGACAGGTACACGGCAACTGTACCATTACCGACTGTCTCGGACAGAGATTCATCGCGGCAGGTATCTCCGATAAGACTTTGAAAATAAGCGGTATCCCTGGAAATGCCCTCGGTGCATACCTAAACGGTGCTAAGATAGAAGTCATGGGCAACGCACAGGACGCTGTCGGCGATACCATGAACGACGGCACCATCGTTATCCACGGCAATGTAGGCGACGCTGTGGGCTACGCTATGCGCGGCGGACGTATCTACGTTCAGGGCGATGCAGGCTATCGTTCGGGAATACATATGAAAGCCTATAAGGATAAGCAGCCCGCCATCATCATCGGCGGACGCGCAGGCAGTTTCCTCGGCGAGTATCAGGCAGGCGGCACTATCATCGTGCTTGGTCTCAACAGCGATGACAAGCCCATCGTAGGCAACTTCCCCTCCACAGGTATGCACGGCGGAAAAATGTACCTGCGCTCCGACTGCAAGGGTATCCACTTCCCCCATCAGGTTCACGTGCGCCCCGCCGATGAAGAGGATTTCAAGGATATCTCACATTATCTGAGAAGATTCTGCTTCTACTTCGGTCATGACCTCAACGAGCTTCTTGACCACCCCTTCACTGTCGTTACCCCCGACAGCAGCAACCCCTACAGACAGATGTACGTTGCAAACTAA